Proteins encoded within one genomic window of Argiope bruennichi chromosome 7, qqArgBrue1.1, whole genome shotgun sequence:
- the LOC129976207 gene encoding heat shock protein beta-1-like: MSFERRLPLLRTDFSVIDREFSSIREKFDQEMKMMEEEMNRFRSQLLEREVPRIQSHTATTGTDGATTHRSEVRTWLDGLSSPLIQDSDDGKRLRLRFDVSQYQPEEIVVKTVDNKLQVQAKHEEKTDTKSVYREYNREFLLPKGTNPEAIKSSLSTDGILTVEAPLPAIEGIHMIPIENK; the protein is encoded by the exons ATGTCTTTCGAACGTCGCCTCCCTCTCTTGAGAACAGACTTCAGCGTGATTGACCGCGAGTTCAGCTCGATCCGCGAGAAGTTCGACCAGGAGATGAAGATGATGGAGGAGGAGATGAACCGCTTCCGCTCTCAGCTTCTCGAGCGGGAGGTGCCTCGCATCCAGAGCCACACCGCCACCACAGGCACGGACGGCGCCACCACTCACAGATCTGAAGTGAGGACGTGGCTGGATGGACTCAGCTCTCCCCTCATCCAAGACTCTGACGATGGAAAGAGGCTCAGGCTACGGTTCGACGTCAGCCAGTACCAACCCGAGGAAATTGTTGTCAAGACCGTGGACAATAAACTTCAG GTCCAAGCAAAGCACGAAGAAAAAACCGACACAAAATCGGTGTACCGTGAATACAACAGAGAATTCCTCCTCCCCAAAGGAACAAACCCCGAAGCCATCAAATCATCCCTTTCCACTGACGGCATTCTAACGGTGGAGGCCCCTCTACCCGCCATTGAAGGCATTCACATGATTCCAATCGAAAACAAATGA